ttattaaaatctTCCTTTTCTATTGATAATATCATTTTAAAGTAATTTGTTGCACGGTTTATATTGCCTTCATCATCATCAGAAGCTTTAGTTTCTTCAtttaatgtattatttatatctttcTGTGtctctttattattttcattatcatcACAATTATTTCCACTCgtgttttctttttctataGATTCTTCTATTTCGCtcatttcatttaattcacaatttataacatttaaatttttattttcatcgaTTGAAATTTCTTCATTCTCGTTTATTTCTATTTCGTTTAGATTTTCCTTTGTTTCAACTTCTTCTACATGTATCATCACATTCTGTTCCATGCTGATTTCACCATCATCTTCTTTGATTTCATAGGTTACATCCTCTACTTCAACGGtttgtttttcttcttCTACTGATTCTACTTCATCTGTATTTTCTACTTCTACTACAGgctttatttcttttactGATTCCACTTCAGCTgcattttcttcttctaCTACCGATTCTACTTCAATTACATTTTCTACTTCTACTACAGGCTTTATTTCTTCTACTGATTCTACTTCTACTACAGgctttatttcttttactGATTCTACTTCAacttcattttcttcttctaCTACAGGCTTTATTTCTTCTACTGATTCTACTTCTACTACAGGCTTTATTTCTTCTACTGATTCTACTTCTACTACAGgctttatttcttttactGATTCTACTTCAacttcattttcttcttctaCTACAGGCTTTATTTCTTCTACTGATTCTACTTCAACTTCATTTTCTACTTCTACTACAGgctttatttcttttactGATTCTACTTCAacttcattttcttcttctaCTACAGgctttatttcttttactGATTCTACTTCAacttcattttcttcttctaCTACAGgctttatttcttttactGATTCTACTTCAacttcattttcttcttctaCTACAGGCTTTATTTCTTCTACTGATTCTACTTCAACTTCATTTTCTACTTCTACTACAGgctttatttcttttactGATTCTACTTCAacttcattttcttcttctaCTACAGgctttatttcttttactGATTCTACTTCAacttcattttcttcttctaCTACAGgctttatttcttttactGATTCTACTTCAacttcattttcttcttctaCTACAGGCTTTATTTCTTCTACTGATTCTACTTCAACTTCATTTTCTACTTCTACTACAGgctttatttcttttactGATTCCACTTCAGCTgcattttcttcttctaCTACCGATTCTACTTCTACTACAGGCTCTGTTTCTACGGAAACTTCTTTGTCTTCGGTTTCATTTGATATACCCCCTACAGGAAGTTTTTCCTTTTTGTCTATCGGTTCGTTCTTCACGGTTGAAGTGCTTCTTCTTTTTCGTCTtcttcgttttttttttttattttgcccattattttttgggTTTTTATTAGATTCTTCATTCATAGGTACGATGTCCTCAGAAATATCTTCTCCAATTGTTTCGGCGTTCGCCGTTTCAATTTCCTCAGCATGTCCCTCAGAATCATCCTTTATAACTTCAACTTCTTCAACCTTTTCAATTTCTTTAACCGCTTTGCTAGCTGCATCTTCTTGTTCACTAATTTTTTCACCAAAGAGATCTTGGATGACTTGgtatttttccatttcgGCATCCTGAAAAATTTCACTTCCCATGGTTAGCCTCTTGGCAAAGCTGGCGTAGcataaattttcatatcCCTTAGTACAAATAGCATATGGCTTATAACAATTATAAAGATTAAAGAATTGCTTTATGGATTCATTTATCTTGATtctgtttttatttacaatatctaatatttcaaaattatttttattagaatttttatctatattttcatcGAATTTATCGTCAATGGgattagtatttttttcatcttttttcAAAACTAATTGTTCTTCaatcattattttaatagaatttttcttttcttcaGATTTGCTGGGTTTTTTGAATCcaaaaaattgatataaTTGACTAAgcctatttttatttcctttttttggattgtcttttttatttgactGAATATCGTCTCTTAAAATTTCTCCAGAACAAgctttatcattttttacagtatcaatttctttttcgatatattcatcatcaaattttatacattCTAAATTAGATACATCATTTAGATTATACAGTGCTGATTTTTTCATATGTTCAATATGTTGTTCataagaaatattaaaatgttCATATTTAGGAaagatattaataattaataatctTAAGCAATAATTACTAATAAAAACCATATTATTTCCTATCATCCATTCGTAGTTGCTTATTTGATATGATTTTATTAGAGCTTCAACTTTTTCTTTGAGGCATTCATTTGATTTCTCTTCTACATATTCATGTTGCTCAACTTTATCTTCCGCGTTTTCTTCATCAATGGCTTTTGCTTTTATGTCGAAAATGGAAAGGAACTCGTTTAAGGTGAATTTGTGAGGATAATACCCTATCTTTAATTGTGCAGCTTCAACAATGCTAAAATTTCTAACTTGTTTCAATATTATGTTAGCATCAAGTGAACATAATTCTCTTTTACTTTCGTTAGGTTTCATGCAAACAATAAAATGGCAAAAAGTGGTATGTTGAAGTTTTTCTAATTCTGTCAAATTATTTCTTAACAAACTAACAGCCATTTGGTTTTTGGTATCATATCGccttttaaataatttaagaGCAGATTGTATACTAtatcttcttttttcttctaCAATATTTCCTGAATTgtcataattataaaacataCAAAATTGTCgcatatattcattttctgATTGTTTAACCATATCAATAAAACGGTTTGTTAATAtgtctatatttttttcaacaaaattttctgcattgtatattatatctCCACAAGAGTGCGCGATGacaaatgtttttttatttctagttatatcatcttttttaatatattttgaattacGACCAAGTTTTCGTATTATAGACACGTGCAAATTACTTTTGtcatatattgtttttgtGGAAACATTTTCCAAAAGTGAGAATAAGGACCCTTCTGTTGGACCAACCAATAAATCGTATAAAGGCTCATTGtctatattttccatattgTATTCACAAAATATTCCATCCTCATTATATGAAAGTACTATTTGTTTGTAGagacaaatatttttaattttaattatttcttcatttgtcgtattaattaataattgtTCTAATGAGTTACATTTcgaattttcaaaatatgcCATGTCTAATACATTTATGTAATTGGTATttgcatttatattttgtaattgTGTACATTTTTCGttgattttatatataatccaattaaataattcttCGTAGcatgtttttataaaactttctaattttttttgaattttagTTTCATTATGCACCTTTATAAGTATAGAATCATTAAGTATATAATTAGTTGTAAAGTATTTTACAAAGGTTTCTATATCAAAACATAATAATCTGCATgctaataataaatttttaacattttcatCTAATCCAATATTTTCTGAACTTTCTAATTCGCTTAATATGGTTTCatagtttatattttgtccacataaattttttccCATAAGTAAAGACTTTTTACGGAATGCTTTTACAATCTCTGTATTtcctaataataataatgcagAGAGTACtgagaaaataaaatcgatttctttatcatcatcaaatatataattcaatgattttaataattctaaAATTTTTCCTGAATAATCAGAAAATTTTTCAAAGCccttttcattatttaacatagaataattttctatattttttaaaaaatacatcTTCTTAAATTTATCACTTGATCCATTTAttatgtaataaaatatattaaatgaattttcATTTGCCTTTCTATTTATTAACCTTTCTTTatctaataaaaatttctttatatgaaatgattttatttcttcattttctatatgTATTGTAcaaaatttagaaaatcGACTTGAATTGTTGTTATCTACAGTTACAGCATTTCCAAAAGCTTCTATCACTACGTTTACGTGTTTGAGCATTTCAGGCATGTTAAATTGATATGTTGTATTTTCTTCGTTATGAATATTGTCTTCTTCTTGATCGTTTGCATTCCCCTCATAAGCATCagtttcattttcttctattACTTCATTTTTGTCTATCATAGGGAACCTGGTCGGAAGTCGTCGGCTACCCTTTACTTGGTAAgcaataaaatttatgatGTTTTTAGCTATTTCAGATTTCCCTGACCCAGATTCTCcagatataataatagactgatttctttttaactcatttaaattttttaggGCATTATGCACAACGTGGTATTCATTTAAGCTTAAATCTTCTATACAAtctatacatttatatttttcaattgtTTCTTCATTGctaatattattgttaattttaggattaataaaaattaataatggtcccatttttgtataatatttattgttcTTAAATCTTTCTTTTAAATGATACAACACTGATGgttcattaatatatcttAATTTCATCATATCATTTTGATccaatgaaaataaataattcgCTTTACTTAAATTTTCAGAGTCAGCAAGAAACACATAATCACTGtaatcattatatttagataataatatttgatTATCACATTTTACGTCAATTACACGACATAAATTGTACATCATATTGAGTTGGTCATTTGTGGACGATGTGTTTTTACACCACACCAAATCTCCTTCCTTGAAGCTTTGGTCGCAATTGGAGTTACGCATTATGGACATTCTTCAAAATGAGAAAacgtaatatatatatatatatatatatatatatatatatatatatttatttatttatgagTTCATTCAAATATGTACAATAACGTAATGTGTATAAACAATGTTTagattatattatttttaatttgtaaaaataaacaatacACGGTTTAATTGgtaacaattttaattatacattgcaatttttttttttttttttattttacaacatttaaattaaatttaatttctCCTATAACTTCGGTATTTGTcatgtttatttatgtgGCATTGAATAATGTTTAGGCAAAGGAGagaataaacaaaaaaaaaataaaaaattgagaaaaataaaagaagtaaaataaataatgaattatatattataagtATATACACGTATATAAACTATATATGTATCCATATTTGTAACATCATCCAcacacaaatatatttattgtaatagtaataataatgactCATATTAGCACCATAATAATtcaatgaaaatattttttatatgttataGAAACaattatgtataaatatattaaaataaaataaatatataagtttataataatagtaaattataaatgctgttactaaaaaaagagaattaatctattaattttatatagtaTATTTAATGGTATACCTTATTAATTCACTagtttccattttttttaattcggTGCTATTtattctattattattataatattgtattataaatatgtgtgtgcatttttttcttcatctaTTTTAGCTAGGCGGGGTTATAAAGCTAGTGAAGaattgaaatatatagaaaataattaaatattttttttttattaatttttttcatttttttattaactattcatattttacttaattaaaaaaaattaattaatgtATAAAACCCAAATTTTACACTAAAAAAAGAAGGGAACATTTTGgagttttttttacattttttcaaacattatcacaataaaaaaaattcatatagGTTGCCGAAAAGGAGAAAATTAATACACAAAAATTTGATGTCTATAAATTACACCCATAGCCTTTAATACAcacatataattatatacatatttagcTATTATACACTTTTCTAAGAAAATTTCAAACTACTCGCTTTCCTAAAATTATGTGTGTAAATTCTTATTTGGCCAAATTCCTAAATCTATTTTGATTGCACAAATAAATTTCAATTATTTTCCATCATTTCCCTATAAtgttttatcaaaataccTATTGTATGTTGTGCATTTACTTTATTTTAgccattaaaaaataagataGGAGGGAAACAATATCTGCAATTTCGTTATGATTgaaatttgaattttttacaattatataaaaaacatttttcgaatattttatcaacAGATTTTTGATATGAGATTCATATTGTTTATATGGCGcattatttatactattttttcggttataacaaaaaaatcatttaaattaaaaaatttaggattgtgtttttttttgaaacaattcatataattcatcatcactaaatataaatgtattgtttacaatattttcgattttttcGATCCATttagtaaaataataacaattgTTATTCATTTGAATTTCCCCTAAATgagaagaaaataaatttccCTTAATTGATCAATTtgaatgaaaaatataatatttaatttttcgtTATAATTGATGTTTTCCTTCGAcgaataaaatttaaaattgcAACTATTTTcaacatatttttgtaaaatatataaattttgacTGCTTAAATTGGCGTTTGTTATTAGATGGTacttttttgaaaaatcaATTTGTCTGATTTCTTTGGgtcgaaaaaaataatttattctACTCCTTTTTTCggattattatttatgggTATTTTTACATTGCATTCATCTCTTAAATTGATTACATCaccaatatttttattatttcctaaaatatttctagCAAATAGAATGGGAATATCTGTTTTTCCTATATGTAGACCATCGGAATCAACACTTATACATCcaacatattatttattattaatgaattattataattatttagcATGTCTTTCACTTTTAAAGTTgtattgtaaaaatataaaacgctcgatttttttaatcGTAATAGTACCAATCTGACACTGCCTAAAATAATATCACGAACTTTGTTAAAAGGTgatttgcatatattttcattgtattttaaaaatttatcataACTATATACCGAAAATAATCCACCTATTTTTTCAGGGATATACGTGTGTTGGATGTTTTTATCATCTTGGTGATTAGTTGCATAAGTTTTTTTGTATCTTTTGTGcatgatatttattttagttttattttttaaatccaAACTTACAAACCCTCTCagtatatacacatattatTGAATAAATGGCCACAAACACTTGGGCACGTACATatgaattaatttattacatcgaaatataaacaattattatttacatgagtatataaagaaatgtTTTTGTGAggttatacaaaaaaaaatgattttatttaagCACCACCcaataaatttttcaaGACATGATCATGCcataaattgaaaataattcaaattaaaaaaaaaaataaaaaacgaaGGTTATCACGCatgatatatatgcacataatTAGATGTGTAacgttttttttctttattctATACAGATGAATAAAGAAATTTTATAACATGTATTCAGtttctcaaaaaaaaaatgaagcagatataaaaaatagaagGAAAACATAATCAATTCAATTTATATAGGATCTAGATTTGTTAGACTTCTTAAAATCGcttgtatatttatatccccttcattttaattaatgatataaaagtgtataaatatggatatttgattttttaaattccaTCTAAATTATTCGTCCCCTTAAAcataatcatttttttttctcgtTTGTATGCTTGGTTAATACTTGTTagagttttttttttcaaattagCATGTGTTTGCATTAAAGCACTTTTTGATTGATCATACATAGCTTGATGTAGTTCATATTTATCAACCAGTTGTTTAGTTATATCTTCTCTGTCTTTATAGAATTGGTGTTCTTTGTTTTTGAtgtttgtatatttatttattagttCTTTTTGCTTTTctaatagttttttttttgtttcttttaatttttgttcGTATAATTTCATATCATTAATTGAAAAATCAAATGGTAATGTATGtacatttttatctttCAAAGATTGGTACATAGTGTTTACATCACTAATAGTATCATTTTGTATTTGGCGAAGTTTGACTAAACATTGTTCATCCTCTTCTAATCCCTGATAAATTTGTTCTGAACagttaataattttataaagaGAACTAATTAattctttaaataatatactttttaatttcattatatgtTTATCACGATTAATATGTcgtatataattaaataattgttCTTTCATAGGTATAGACATAATAGATATAAGATTAGCATCAAcctttttcaaaattttatcaagttctttatttttgtaatatggatttatattcataaatatatttccatcctcatttgttaaataattcgtttttatatatttatatgaattaatTATGTTATTTAAACTACCAATAGGATTAAACACATTAATATTGTTAATAGGCAATAaatttcttattttatttaaatattcatattttttatcattttttaaaattatttgaaatgGTGACCCTTTGACATGACATCCATTTAGCtttacttttatttctCTATAAGTGTTATAGTTGGATGGTGAAACAAAATCGTCCTCGctataattttgataatttttttttacatatttatatataacttcGTATATT
The sequence above is a segment of the Plasmodium berghei ANKA genome assembly, chromosome: 1 genome. Coding sequences within it:
- a CDS encoding myosin E, putative; this encodes MSIMRNSNCDQSFKEGDLVWCKNTSSTNDQLNMMYNLCRVIDVKCDNQILLSKYNDYSDYVFLADSENLSKANYLFSLDQNDMMKLRYINEPSVLYHLKERFKNNKYYTKMGPLLIFINPKINNNISNEETIEKYKCIDCIEDLSLNEYHVVHNALKNLNELKRNQSIIISGESGSGKSEIAKNIINFIAYQVKGSRRLPTRFPMIDKNEVIEENETDAYEGNANDQEEDNIHNEENTTYQFNMPEMLKHVNVVIEAFGNAVTVDNNNSSRFSKFCTIHIENEEIKSFHIKKFLLDKERLINRKANENSFNIFYYIINGSSDKFKKMYFLKNIENYSMLNNEKGFEKFSDYSGKILELLKSLNYIFDDDKEIDFIFSVLSALLLLGNTEIVKAFRKKSLLMGKNLCGQNINYETILSELESSENIGLDENVKNLLLACRLLCFDIETFVKYFTTNYILNDSILIKVHNETKIQKKLESFIKTCYEELFNWIIYKINEKCTQLQNINANTNYINVLDMAYFENSKCNSLEQLLINTTNEEIIKIKNICLYKQIVLSYNEDGIFCEYNMENIDNEPLYDLLVGPTEGSLFSLLENVSTKTIYDKSNLHVSIIRKLGRNSKYIKKDDITRNKKTFVIAHSCGDIIYNAENFVEKNIDILTNRFIDMVKQSENEYMRQFCMFYNYDNSGNIVEEKRRYSIQSALKLFKRRYDTKNQMAVSLLRNNLTELEKLQHTTFCHFIVCMKPNESKRELCSLDANIILKQVRNFSIVEAAQLKIGYYPHKFTLNEFLSIFDIKAKAIDEENAEDKVEQHEYVEEKSNECLKEKVEALIKSYQISNYEWMIGNNMVFISNYCLRLLIINIFPKYEHFNISYEQHIEHMKKSALYNLNDVSNLECIKFDDEYIEKEIDTVKNDKACSGEILRDDIQSNKKDNPKKGNKNRLSQLYQFFGFKKPSKSEEKKNSIKIMIEEQLVLKKDEKNTNPIDDKFDENIDKNSNKNNFEILDIVNKNRIKINESIKQFFNLYNCYKPYAICTKGYENLCYASFAKRLTMGSEIFQDAEMEKYQVIQDLFGEKISEQEDAASKAVKEIEKVEEVEVIKDDSEGHAEEIETANAETIGEDISEDIVPMNEESNKNPKNNGQNKKKKRRRRKRRSTSTVKNEPIDKKEKLPVGGISNETEDKEVSVETEPVVEVESVVEEENAAEVESVKEIKPVVEVENEVEVESVEEIKPVVEEENEVEVESVKEIKPVVEEENEVEVESVKEIKPVVEEENEVEVESVKEIKPVVEVENEVEVESVEEIKPVVEEENEVEVESVKEIKPVVEEENEVEVESVKEIKPVVEEENEVEVESVKEIKPVVEVENEVEVESVEEIKPVVEEENEVEVESVKEIKPVVEVESVEEIKPVVEVESVEEIKPVVEEENEVEVESVKEIKPVVEVESVEEIKPVVEVENVIEVESVVEEENAAEVESVKEIKPVVEVENTDEVESVEEEKQTVEVEDVTYEIKEDDGEISMEQNVMIHVEEVETKENLNEIEINENEEISIDENKNLNVINCELNEMSEIEESIEKENTSGNNCDDNENNKETQKDINNTLNEETKASDDDEGNINRATNYFKMILSIEKEDFNNIINFNNYENGKLKQYISCYSNLNDVSFEEYFKSVNLSNYIDHIGALHKYGPEITKSINKDMLLSNLNDLFVYKSKEKESFMTILKNMATVMENVHGKKWNILMTGSDYYFKSYLYNEDKVIYINNNNDFSEKIIYNYEEDKYDNKIKNNGINETGEKKRHSLSYTPIVEYLSLSGVNKNVHEICISNNLDKKYFNEKYEILCFRSKTISKLEYMNAKSFYTSINYKKVKTRCLTLTHIDFTYMEDQMKNNFKQHVINEFINNPNINMDDLSDSLLKLATYFYPSNKGTWCVFISKRRSFTGSINIVKNRYLRMTVKNKNRKYNIVIFETPV